The following proteins come from a genomic window of Diorhabda carinulata isolate Delta chromosome X, icDioCari1.1, whole genome shotgun sequence:
- the LOC130900526 gene encoding piggyBac transposable element-derived protein 2-like gives MQMLLAPSDDEQEPDVEAIFITPPEPNVISEEDSADEDEGGLLDNLGGRQLAADAKIRLVGRKYEIDKSVLGFVPTSKRKWIEGDLFSQPTDAFGKFSYDEYKGLTPADFFELFIDDETIQLLQEESEKYALFKNSPSPQIKKEEIKVEIAILILSGYNVLPGKKYYWDTKDDMHNELVANSIHRFIQIMKYLHIADNSKGASATDKMWKLRPMMDKEF, from the coding sequence ATGCAGATGTTACTTGCACCGTCAGATGACGAACAAGAACCTGATGTTGAGGCAATATTCATAACTCCTCCAGAACCAAATGTTATTTCAGAAGAAGACAGTGCGGACGAAGATGAGGGTGGATTGCTTGACAATCTGGGTGGCAGGCAATTAGCGGCAGATGCAAAAATCAGACTGGTGGgcagaaaatatgaaattgataaatcaGTGCTGGGTTTCGTTCCTACAAGCAAAAGAAAATGGATAGAAGGAGACCTTTTTTCTCAACCAACCGATGCGTTCGGAAAATTCAGTTATGATGAGTACAAAGGCTTGACACCAGCAGActttttcgaattatttattgatgatGAGACAATTCAGCTCCTCCAAGAAGAGTCGGAAAAATACGCCCTTTTCAAAAACTCTCCGAGtcctcaaataaaaaaagaagaaataaaggTAGAAATAGCAATTTTGATTCTCTCGGGATATAACGTTTTGCCTGGGAAAAAATATTACTGGGATACGAAAGATGACATGCATAACGAATTGGTGGCAAACTCAATTCATCGATTcatacaaataatgaaatatctaCATATTGCTGACAACAGCAAAGGAGCATCGGCAACAGACAAGATGTGGAAGCTTCGTCCTATGATGGacaaagaattttaa